In Xenopus tropicalis strain Nigerian chromosome 5, UCB_Xtro_10.0, whole genome shotgun sequence, one genomic interval encodes:
- the LOC100496847 gene encoding WD repeat and coiled-coil-containing protein, whose protein sequence is MDLGKAKLLRDGLNALHQAIHPVYGLAWTDGRQVVLTAIEAAECDEPTFGNSVIIGHFEHVYGLYWGPVSETNAPALLAVQHKKHVTIWQLYYSPQEKNKLVVVQSCEVGDPCPVLAQGCVWHPSKDIILILTKRDLTLLYAPRYENSSVKADIKGIGAICCACWTKEGSRVVVAVDSALYSYIWDDAQKTLNPCSFCPVFDIDAKIYAIQPITRNHVAATTEMPSADGYGNKDIISEVPTLQSSLLALDSELARKNRRMSVESGKSEPVALLRVSSLASADLPHILARHRKSDPSPLAHLRHNNFTARNKISSSRLVIVSFDNNSTTTRKVSIPGILMPDILVLDANSQRVAVSSNMCNLVVICPIAPSCMPNVQQIKFEEIEQVKGVCFLTDRSLLVLVGKQRSNDAVLMPLSSSEKYLIYLTTKELMPIEYVSSSMVDGSTGVPAMRNKDFYDEHILNKELLMPSNIGIQSPMVRRRLTRSLRSISRDPSPTSSLSDMDDNRMATDSFVSLENLDAEPRNNKEISMDQGRRRSKLQRLVAKELCENYSGESLHLLANNTEGYNKGEDVSITRNLGNHESGLWDPHCCLSVVKELLKNCMKSQPYPSLEDPHYLFITYQDPVHEGVSEKRSVLLSHGKLHLRAVQDVFQLTSIEMKFGSMWIILTEDGEGFVPITFKHNQEVTIRDARERGHSRSSTCCADSIVSLGPSGNMPQCG, encoded by the exons ATGGATTTAGGAAAGGCAAAACTTTTGAGAGATGGCCTCAATGCTCTACACCAAGCAATCCATCCCGTGTATGGTTTAGCCTGGACAGATGGACGTCAGGTTGTGTTGACGGCAATAGAGGCTGCTGAGTGTGATGAACCTACGTTTGGAAACTCTGTGATAATTGGACATTTTGAACATGTTTATGGCCTTTACTGGGGACCTGTTTCTGAAACCAACGCTCCAGCCCTGTTGGCTGTTCAGCACAAGAAACACGTGACAATATGGCAGTTGTACTACAGCCCTCAGGAGAAGAACAAGCTAGTTGTTGTACAGTCTTGTGAGGTGGGGGATCCTTGCCCTGTGCTGGCACAAGGCTGTGTGTGGCATCCAAGCAAAGATATCATTCTGATTTTAACGAAGAGGGACCTGACTCTACTGTATGCTCCACGTTATGAAAATTCCAGTGTGAAAGCAGATATTAAAGGTATTGGAGCTATTTGCTGCGCCTGCTGGACTAAAGAAGGGAGTCGTGTTGTGGTGGCGGTTGATAGTGCTCTTTATTCTTACATATGGGATGATGCTCAGAAAACATTAAATCCCTGTTCCTTTTGCCCAGTGTTTGATATTGATGCTAAAATCTACGCCATTCAGCCAATCACCCGTAACCATGTTGCTGCCACAACTGAGATGCCATCGGCAGACGGCTATGGCAACAAGGATATCATTTCAGAAGTCCCAACTCTACAATCATCCCTCTTGGCATTAGACAGTGAACTGGCCAGAAAGAACAGGAGGATGTCTGTGGAATCCGGGAAGTCAGAACCAGTTGCCTTACTGAGGGTATCTTCTTTGGCTTCTGCGGATCTTCCTCACATCCTGGCGAGACACCGTAAGTCTGACCCCAGTCCTCTGGCTCACCTCCGACACAATAACTTTACAGCTAGGAATAAGATAAGTTCATCTAGACTGGTTATCGTGTCTTTTGATAACAATTCTACCACTACCAGGAAAGTATCCATACCAGGTATTTTAATGCCTGACATTCTGGTCCTTGATGCCAATTCTCAAAGAGTGGCAGTGTCTTCCAATATGTGTAACCTTGTGGTGATCTGTCCAATAGCGCCTTCCTGCATGCCCAATGTTCAACAAATCAAATTTGAGGAAATTGAGCAGGTCAAAGGGGTGTGTTTTCTAACAGACAGGAGTTTACTTGTCTTGGTTGGGAAGCAGAGATCGAATGATGCCGTTCTTATGCCACTCTCATCTTCTGAAAAGTACCTCATTTACTTAACCACAAAGGAGTTAATGCCTATTGAATACGTTTCATCTTCCATGGTTGATGGTTCCACCGGTGTGCCAGCCATGAGAAATAAAGACTTTTATGATGAGCATATACTAAATAAAGAACTCTTGATGCCCAGCAATATAGGCATTCAATCCCCCATGGTTCGTAGAAGGCTTACCAGATCGTTGAGGAGCATCAGTCGTGACCCAAGCCCAACATCAAGTCTCAGTGACATGGATGATAACAGAATGGCCACCGACTCTTTTGTAAGTCTAGAAAACCTTGATGCTGAGCCTAGAAACAACAAGGAAATAAGTATGGACCAAGGCAGGCGCAGAAGCAAATTACAGAGGTTGGTTGCCAAGGAACTGTGTGAGAATTACTCAGGTGAATCACTCCACTTACTGGCAAATAATACAGAAGGTTATAACAAAGGGGAAGATGTTTCCATAACCAGGAACCTTGGAAACCACGAGTCAGGCTTGTGGGACCCACACTGTTGTCTATCTGTTGTCAAGGAGTTGTTAAAAAATTGTATGAAAAGCCAACCGTACCCATCTCTGGAAGATCCACACTATCTATTCATCACATATCAG GATCCCGTCCATGAAGGAGTCTCGGAGAAAAGGTCTGTCCTGCTTAGCCATGGAAAGCTTCACCTGAGAGCAGTGCAGGATGTTTTCCAGCTCACCAGCATTGAAATGAAATTTG GGTCTATGTGGATTATACTCACAGAAGATGGAGAAGGATTTGTGCCAATAACATTCAAGCACAACCAGGAAGTCACCATAAGAGATGCAAGAGAGAGGGGCCACAGTCGTTCCTCTACTTGTTGTGCAGACTCCATTGTATCTCTGGGGCCCTCAGGCAACATGCCACAATGTGGATAG